Proteins encoded together in one uncultured Flavobacterium sp. window:
- a CDS encoding aspartate/glutamate racemase family protein, protein MKKIGLVGGISWVSTIDYYKLINEGVNKKLGGLQFAECLIYSLNFGDIQEKTWQNSYELLLNACLSLKKSGVDAIVLCANTAHLYADQLEKEVGLPLIHIGSETAKVITLKNITTIGLLGTQFTMEMDFYKDRFKKFGLEVLIPEKQETRDYIQYVLKEELGRGIVTPESRQNYIKIANELISRGAQGIILGCTEIPMLIDQSDFSVPVFDTTKIHSDAIVDFILS, encoded by the coding sequence ATGAAAAAAATTGGACTTGTGGGCGGAATCAGCTGGGTTTCGACTATCGATTATTATAAATTAATCAACGAAGGCGTCAACAAAAAACTAGGCGGATTACAATTTGCCGAATGCCTGATTTATTCTTTAAACTTTGGTGATATACAAGAAAAAACCTGGCAAAACTCGTATGAGCTTTTATTAAATGCTTGCTTAAGCTTAAAGAAAAGCGGTGTTGATGCGATTGTTTTATGTGCCAATACAGCTCATCTTTATGCAGACCAACTGGAAAAAGAAGTTGGATTGCCGTTAATTCATATTGGCAGCGAAACAGCAAAAGTCATAACGCTGAAAAATATCACTACAATTGGTCTTTTGGGAACTCAGTTCACAATGGAAATGGATTTTTATAAAGATCGTTTCAAAAAATTTGGTCTCGAGGTACTCATTCCTGAAAAACAAGAAACCCGCGATTATATACAATATGTTCTAAAAGAAGAATTAGGAAGAGGAATTGTAACTCCGGAATCCAGACAAAATTATATTAAAATTGCAAACGAATTGATCTCGCGAGGAGCACAGGGTATTATTTTGGGTTGTACCGAAATCCCGATGTTAATCGATCAATCTGATTTTTCGGTTCCTGTTTTTGATACCACAAAAATCCATTCTGACGCTATTGTAGACTTTATTTTATCCTAA
- a CDS encoding nuclear transport factor 2 family protein yields the protein MTRKYIAKEFLKLAAKGHSHEAFRLYVGTNFKHHNAYFKGDAQTLMLAMDESSRKNPYKTLEIHHALRDRDMVAVHSHVKQNSTDIGAAVVHIFRFESDKIVELWDLGQSIPAEIINENGMF from the coding sequence ATGACTAGGAAATATATTGCTAAGGAATTTTTAAAACTCGCGGCAAAAGGGCATTCTCACGAGGCTTTTCGACTTTATGTAGGCACTAATTTTAAACATCACAATGCTTACTTTAAAGGCGATGCCCAAACTCTAATGTTGGCGATGGACGAATCATCAAGAAAAAACCCTTATAAAACTTTAGAAATACATCATGCACTAAGAGACAGGGATATGGTTGCAGTGCATTCGCATGTAAAACAAAACTCAACTGATATAGGCGCTGCTGTTGTTCATATTTTTAGATTTGAATCTGATAAAATAGTAGAACTTTGGGATTTAGGGCAATCTATTCCGGCTGAAATAATAAACGAAAACGGGATGTTTTAG
- a CDS encoding serine hydrolase domain-containing protein: MKSIYQISFLLSFFFLLSNYNSFAQKKGNYSAQIDSLIKVVEPKFNGVILIAQNGKTLYNKAYGFENFETKKPLKLDSQFEIMSNTRQITAVLILKEVEQGRIDLQVPIKKYLPELKQTWADSVTVHQLLNHTHGIIDFEKPLLFKPGTEFKYGSLGYILLGKIIESVSKKSYSEIANTFFKQLKMNHTFCYSPDKIQNLVSGYMNTNNNFTIAKNALITSESVPSGGIVSTAGDLAIWNKNLHKGKLLKPESYQLLFKYNITAQHGFFGKEKGGYGYGFRVIEKDVVKYVGHTGLGDGFTSINCYFPKSDVSLIVLENQMNDNSNLWYASEIKIKNILFKSNLLNQNQ; this comes from the coding sequence ATGAAATCTATTTATCAAATCTCTTTCTTACTATCTTTCTTTTTCCTTTTGTCAAACTATAATTCTTTTGCTCAAAAAAAAGGCAATTATTCTGCTCAAATTGATAGTTTAATAAAAGTGGTTGAACCAAAATTTAATGGTGTAATTCTAATTGCTCAAAACGGAAAAACGCTATACAATAAAGCCTATGGTTTTGAAAATTTCGAAACTAAAAAGCCTTTAAAATTAGACAGTCAATTTGAAATCATGTCGAATACAAGGCAAATTACAGCAGTTTTAATTTTGAAAGAAGTTGAACAAGGACGAATTGATTTGCAGGTGCCTATTAAAAAGTATTTACCGGAACTTAAACAAACATGGGCAGATTCTGTAACTGTGCATCAATTATTAAATCATACTCATGGAATAATTGATTTTGAAAAACCCCTTTTATTCAAGCCCGGAACAGAATTTAAATATGGAAGTCTCGGTTATATTTTACTGGGAAAAATAATTGAATCTGTTTCTAAAAAAAGCTATTCAGAAATAGCAAATACCTTTTTTAAACAGTTAAAAATGAATCATACATTTTGTTATTCACCTGATAAAATTCAGAATCTAGTTTCTGGTTATATGAATACGAATAATAATTTTACAATAGCAAAAAACGCACTAATCACTTCAGAATCCGTTCCTTCTGGCGGAATTGTTTCGACTGCTGGTGATTTAGCAATTTGGAATAAAAATCTTCACAAGGGAAAACTGCTAAAACCGGAAAGCTATCAATTATTGTTTAAATACAACATAACGGCACAGCATGGTTTCTTTGGAAAAGAAAAAGGGGGTTATGGCTACGGCTTTAGAGTAATCGAAAAAGATGTTGTAAAATATGTTGGTCACACTGGTTTAGGAGATGGTTTCACCTCGATAAACTGTTATTTTCCTAAAAGTGATGTGAGTTTAATTGTTTTAGAAAATCAGATGAATGACAATTCTAATTTGTGGTACGCTTCGGAAATTAAAATCAAAAACATACTTTTTAAAAGCAATTTATTGAATCAAAATCAGTAA
- a CDS encoding DUF1801 domain-containing protein, producing MAQNKTTETENSVTDFVNAVEEETKRKDSFELIKIMQEVTGFEPKMWGPSIIGFGSYHYKYASGREGDAPLVGFSPRKAAISLYAYASPERKEELLSKFGKYKAAKGCIYIKKVADIDVEILKKMITASVEYLNKLYPSN from the coding sequence ATGGCACAGAATAAAACAACTGAAACAGAAAACAGCGTAACTGATTTTGTAAATGCTGTTGAAGAGGAGACTAAAAGAAAAGACTCTTTTGAGCTCATCAAAATCATGCAGGAAGTCACTGGTTTTGAACCCAAAATGTGGGGACCAAGTATTATTGGTTTCGGAAGCTATCATTATAAGTATGCCAGCGGTCGCGAAGGCGATGCGCCACTTGTAGGATTCTCACCCAGAAAAGCTGCTATTTCGCTTTACGCTTATGCTTCGCCTGAAAGAAAAGAAGAATTGCTTTCTAAATTCGGGAAATACAAAGCTGCAAAAGGTTGCATTTACATCAAAAAAGTAGCTGATATTGATGTTGAAATTCTAAAAAAAATGATTACAGCTTCAGTTGAATATTTAAATAAATTATATCCTTCAAATTAA
- a CDS encoding MBL fold metallo-hydrolase → MVLTILIILVVILSFFLLHPRYGKRPSGERLALIQKSPQYRNGKFENINYTPELAEGYGYFNIISEFLFKKVDRKIPTDIIPSVKTNLHEIPLDQDIMVWFGHSSYYIQLERKRFLIDPVFSGNASPIIGTTKAFKGTDIYTADDLPEIDYLLITHDHYDHLDYTTIMELKSKIKKIICPLGVGSHFEFWKFPTQNIIEKDWHEKVILDQNITLYTAPARHFSGRSFKRCNTLWTSFILETKDFKMYLGGDSGYDSHFAEIGTKYGPFDIALLDNGQYNPAWKYIHNLPEDVIKAMKDLNTKRVFPVHSSKFSLSLHSWDEPLIKVTELNATSENPIPLITPMIGELVELKNEKQEFKQWWEG, encoded by the coding sequence ATGGTCCTGACAATACTTATTATTTTAGTCGTAATTCTTTCTTTCTTTTTATTACATCCAAGATACGGAAAAAGACCATCAGGCGAGAGACTGGCTTTAATACAAAAGTCTCCTCAATATAGAAACGGAAAATTCGAAAATATTAATTACACGCCTGAACTTGCAGAAGGTTATGGCTACTTTAATATAATTTCTGAATTTTTATTTAAGAAAGTAGATCGAAAAATCCCAACGGATATTATTCCATCTGTAAAAACTAATTTACATGAAATTCCGCTAGATCAGGATATTATGGTTTGGTTCGGACATTCGTCTTATTACATTCAGCTTGAAAGAAAACGTTTTTTAATAGATCCTGTTTTCAGTGGCAATGCCTCTCCTATTATCGGAACTACAAAAGCGTTTAAAGGAACTGATATTTATACCGCCGATGATCTTCCGGAAATTGATTATTTATTGATTACACATGATCATTATGATCATTTAGATTATACAACGATAATGGAATTAAAATCAAAAATCAAAAAAATAATATGTCCTCTTGGCGTGGGTTCACATTTTGAATTTTGGAAATTTCCAACTCAAAATATTATCGAAAAAGACTGGCACGAAAAAGTAATACTCGATCAAAACATTACACTTTATACCGCTCCGGCAAGACACTTTTCCGGCAGAAGTTTTAAACGTTGTAACACACTCTGGACGTCTTTTATATTAGAAACCAAAGATTTCAAAATGTATTTGGGCGGCGACAGCGGTTACGATTCTCATTTTGCAGAAATTGGCACAAAATACGGTCCATTTGATATTGCACTTCTTGATAACGGCCAATACAATCCTGCATGGAAATACATTCATAATCTACCTGAAGATGTAATAAAAGCCATGAAAGATCTTAATACAAAAAGAGTTTTCCCAGTTCATTCATCAAAATTTTCGTTGTCGCTCCATTCCTGGGATGAACCTTTGATTAAAGTAACAGAATTAAACGCAACTTCAGAAAATCCGATTCCACTAATTACGCCAATGATTGGTGAATTAGTCGAATTAAAAAATGAAAAACAAGAATTTAAACAATGGTGGGAGGGGTGA
- a CDS encoding GNAT family N-acetyltransferase, with translation MNTSNYIIRNAFPSEFEEIGKLLISVYSQLEGFPKENDQPNYYKMLANIGDFTNHPETELLVAIDANNTILGAVVYFNDMKYYGSGGIATQEQNSAGFRLLGVDTNVRGKGIGKFLTQECIKKATDNKRQQLIIHSTLSMKTAWKMYENLGFKRSEDLDFMQGELAVFGFRLKTIA, from the coding sequence ATGAATACTTCAAACTATATTATCCGAAATGCTTTTCCTTCAGAATTTGAAGAAATCGGAAAACTTTTAATCAGCGTTTATTCGCAATTAGAAGGTTTTCCGAAAGAAAATGATCAGCCCAATTATTATAAAATGCTGGCCAATATTGGCGATTTTACTAATCATCCTGAAACAGAACTTTTAGTAGCAATTGACGCAAATAATACTATTCTTGGCGCCGTTGTTTATTTTAATGATATGAAATATTATGGTTCGGGCGGAATTGCAACGCAGGAACAAAACTCAGCCGGTTTTAGATTATTAGGTGTTGATACTAATGTACGCGGAAAAGGAATTGGTAAATTCTTAACGCAGGAATGCATCAAAAAAGCAACTGACAATAAACGTCAGCAACTCATTATTCATTCGACTCTGTCAATGAAAACTGCCTGGAAAATGTATGAAAACTTAGGATTTAAAAGATCTGAAGATTTAGATTTCATGCAGGGAGAACTGGCTGTATTTGGCTTTAGATTAAAAACTATCGCATAA
- a CDS encoding lactonase family protein gives MKLKTNFLTIALLVSFTVFSQNTYVFLGSYNRDKTAESIRIYQLDTIKGKLNKVTSATNIVNPSYLTLSPNGKYLYACTDTKTPNAGSVSSFEFNSENKTLTFLNSQKSGGENPVYVSVHKSGKWLVNGNYTEGSVSVHPLLENGKIDSIAQNFQYMDGSVNKERQARSHIHSTIFSPQNDYLFMPDLGADKIRCYQFDATQKQPLVETSHPFIKTDLEAGPRHFTFHPNQKFGYCIEEMAGAISVYQYENGVLTKIQRINTHPDTIKEGFESSDIHISPDGKILYATNRGKENNIAIFSIAQNGLLENIGYQSTSGKHPRVFAIDESGRFLIATNVITGNVVVFKRNSKTGLLKKTRKEIKMENVSCVQIKQI, from the coding sequence TTGAAACTAAAAACCAACTTTTTAACAATTGCCTTACTGGTTTCCTTTACCGTATTTTCTCAAAACACTTATGTTTTTCTGGGATCATACAATAGGGACAAAACTGCAGAATCTATCCGGATCTATCAATTAGACACCATAAAAGGAAAACTGAATAAAGTGACTTCGGCAACAAATATTGTTAATCCGTCTTACTTGACTTTATCCCCAAACGGAAAATATCTATACGCCTGTACAGATACTAAAACACCAAATGCAGGAAGCGTAAGCAGTTTTGAGTTTAATTCTGAAAATAAGACTTTAACTTTCCTGAACAGTCAAAAAAGTGGTGGCGAAAATCCCGTTTATGTTTCAGTTCATAAAAGTGGAAAATGGCTCGTAAATGGCAATTATACTGAAGGAAGTGTTTCGGTTCATCCGCTTTTAGAAAATGGAAAAATAGATTCAATTGCTCAGAATTTCCAATATATGGACGGAAGCGTCAATAAAGAAAGACAAGCCAGATCACACATTCATTCTACAATATTTTCGCCTCAAAATGATTATTTATTTATGCCGGATCTTGGTGCAGATAAAATACGTTGTTATCAATTTGATGCAACTCAAAAACAACCTTTGGTAGAAACCAGCCATCCGTTTATTAAAACAGATTTAGAAGCCGGACCAAGACATTTTACGTTTCATCCCAATCAAAAATTTGGTTATTGTATCGAAGAAATGGCTGGGGCAATAAGTGTGTATCAATATGAAAATGGTGTTTTGACCAAAATTCAACGCATAAACACACATCCTGATACGATTAAGGAAGGTTTTGAAAGTTCTGACATTCATATTTCGCCTGACGGAAAAATTCTATATGCAACAAACCGAGGAAAAGAAAACAATATTGCAATTTTTTCTATTGCCCAAAATGGTCTTCTGGAAAATATTGGCTATCAATCGACTTCAGGAAAACATCCCAGAGTTTTTGCAATCGATGAAAGCGGAAGATTCTTAATTGCAACCAATGTTATTACAGGAAATGTAGTGGTTTTTAAAAGAAATTCAAAAACGGGATTGCTTAAAAAAACCAGAAAAGAAATTAAGATGGAGAATGTTTCCTGTGTTCAGATTAAACAGATTTAA
- a CDS encoding GNAT family N-acetyltransferase, with amino-acid sequence MIKSEFNLQPEILENDIVKLIPLQENHFEELYQAGSDPLIWEQYPIKDRYKLENFKPFFESAINSKGAFLILDKATNEVMGTTRFYDYNPEISNVGIGYTFISRKFWGGPYNKSVKKLMIDYAFEHLNSVIFHVGEANYRSQKAVLKLGAEKVNEVIFTINGLDILHFEYELKKV; translated from the coding sequence ATGATAAAATCAGAATTCAACTTACAACCCGAAATTTTAGAAAACGACATTGTAAAATTAATTCCGTTACAGGAAAACCATTTTGAAGAACTTTATCAAGCAGGTTCAGATCCTCTGATTTGGGAACAATACCCTATAAAAGACAGATACAAATTAGAAAATTTCAAGCCCTTTTTTGAATCCGCAATAAATTCTAAAGGCGCTTTTTTGATCTTAGATAAAGCAACCAATGAAGTTATGGGAACGACCCGATTCTATGATTATAATCCGGAAATATCAAACGTAGGAATTGGATATACTTTTATTTCCAGAAAATTCTGGGGCGGACCGTATAATAAATCTGTAAAAAAATTAATGATAGATTATGCTTTTGAACATCTAAATTCCGTGATTTTTCATGTAGGCGAAGCAAATTATCGTTCTCAAAAAGCGGTATTAAAACTTGGCGCTGAAAAAGTAAATGAAGTTATTTTTACTATTAACGGTCTTGATATACTTCACTTTGAATACGAACTTAAAAAGGTATAA
- a CDS encoding TIGR00730 family Rossman fold protein, translating to MKRITVFCGSSFGTEEIYKEQATLLGQTLAKQNIELVYGGANVGLMGAVADGVLNEGGKAIGVLPNFLRSKEIAHLGLTELIRVESMHERKTKMNDLCDGVIALPGGFGTLEELFEMLAWAQLGLHKKPIAILNINGFYDSLIELTQTMVKKGLLKEANQNMLLVSDNIDDLLDKMKNYVAPTVGKWIDKDIV from the coding sequence ATGAAAAGAATAACGGTTTTCTGCGGATCAAGTTTTGGTACCGAAGAAATTTATAAAGAACAGGCAACTTTGCTGGGACAAACATTGGCCAAACAAAATATAGAATTAGTTTATGGTGGCGCAAACGTTGGTTTAATGGGCGCTGTTGCAGATGGAGTTCTTAATGAAGGCGGAAAAGCAATTGGTGTTCTTCCGAACTTTTTGCGATCTAAAGAAATTGCACATCTTGGTTTGACCGAATTAATTCGGGTAGAAAGTATGCACGAAAGAAAAACCAAAATGAACGATTTATGTGATGGTGTTATCGCACTTCCGGGTGGTTTTGGAACTCTTGAAGAACTTTTCGAAATGCTGGCATGGGCACAATTAGGTTTGCATAAAAAACCAATCGCAATACTAAACATCAACGGATTTTATGATTCATTAATTGAATTAACTCAAACAATGGTCAAAAAAGGTTTACTGAAAGAAGCCAATCAAAACATGCTTTTGGTAAGTGATAATATTGATGATTTATTAGATAAAATGAAAAATTATGTAGCGCCAACCGTTGGAAAATGGATTGATAAGGACATCGTATAA
- a CDS encoding AraC family transcriptional regulator: MEIRNLYHPFELQFLEVLEYEAKERKNTFFEMVFVLEGKGIQIINDHRLPYSSDKLFLIFPQDTHSFEVIEKTKFFFIRFHDSYLKTQNSDWIQKLEFIFHNHNHLPGCILKTVTDKPLLRAMVEGLIREKNNNFPQQQEVIKQILNTIITIAARNISLVSPLAFNQSNAEPSLDLLNYVHHNIYQPEELKAAKMALKFNVSPTYISEYFKTKTGQSIQQYTIAYKIKLIETRLRFTNMQINEIVYEFGFSDASHLNRIFKKYNGLNPSDYKKQFKN; the protein is encoded by the coding sequence ATGGAAATTAGAAATTTATACCATCCTTTTGAACTTCAGTTTTTAGAAGTTTTAGAATATGAAGCCAAAGAACGCAAGAACACGTTTTTTGAAATGGTTTTTGTTTTAGAAGGAAAAGGTATTCAGATTATCAACGATCACCGATTACCGTATAGCAGCGATAAGTTATTTTTGATTTTTCCGCAAGACACGCATAGTTTTGAAGTCATAGAGAAAACAAAGTTTTTCTTTATCAGATTTCATGATAGTTATCTCAAAACACAAAACAGTGATTGGATTCAGAAATTAGAATTTATCTTTCATAATCACAATCATTTGCCGGGCTGTATTTTAAAAACCGTAACTGATAAACCGTTGTTACGCGCAATGGTAGAAGGGTTGATTAGAGAAAAGAATAATAATTTTCCGCAGCAGCAAGAAGTAATCAAACAAATCCTGAATACTATTATTACTATTGCTGCCAGAAATATTTCGCTTGTTTCACCGCTTGCATTTAACCAATCTAATGCTGAACCCAGTTTAGATTTATTGAATTATGTGCATCATAATATTTATCAGCCGGAGGAATTAAAAGCAGCAAAAATGGCGTTGAAATTTAATGTTTCGCCCACTTATATCAGTGAGTATTTTAAAACTAAAACCGGACAAAGTATCCAACAATATACAATTGCCTATAAAATAAAACTAATCGAAACCCGATTGAGATTTACCAATATGCAAATTAATGAAATTGTATATGAATTCGGTTTTAGCGATGCAAGTCACTTAAATCGGATATTTAAAAAATATAATGGTTTGAATCCCAGTGATTATAAAAAGCAGTTTAAGAACTAG
- a CDS encoding DoxX family membrane protein — METTSFLLLRLAIAISMFGHGLVRLPKLTTFSNWMIGSFENSMLPKIIVTPFSYILPIAEFTIGLLLLLGLFTKPSLIAGGFVMLALLFGTAMIENWEAIPSQLIHIVIFALLLHFIDANNWAIDLLIKK; from the coding sequence ATGGAAACAACTTCTTTTTTATTATTACGCCTTGCTATTGCAATTAGCATGTTTGGTCACGGATTGGTACGCCTGCCAAAATTAACCACTTTTAGTAACTGGATGATTGGCAGTTTTGAAAATTCTATGCTGCCTAAAATCATTGTTACGCCTTTTAGCTACATTTTACCAATAGCCGAATTTACAATTGGTTTACTCTTATTATTAGGTTTATTTACAAAACCATCTTTGATCGCCGGAGGTTTTGTAATGTTAGCGTTATTGTTTGGAACAGCAATGATTGAGAACTGGGAAGCAATTCCGTCTCAACTCATTCACATCGTTATTTTTGCTTTATTACTACATTTTATTGATGCTAATAATTGGGCTATTGATCTTTTAATTAAAAAATAA
- a CDS encoding polysaccharide deacetylase family protein, with protein sequence MSSRRNFIKQTGIIGMAGMMNPIEAFSEIPKTTPLLTPQKTKWADGSRLIVSISMQFEAGGQPQNAESPFPQNIQKGYIDLPSATWYDYGYKEGIPRMLDNWDKLGIKVTSHMVGTAVLKNPQLAKEIVQRGHEAAAHGMNWSTQYTMPYDEEKKFIKDGVDAIKTVTGFTPIGYNSNWLRRGTNTLNILQELGFKYHIDDLSRDEPFIIQIQNKDFAVIPYTLRCNDIVLIEGKNFSADQFLQQVKMEFDQLYTESETQRRQMSISFHDRIGGTPQMVKAANDLIRYMQQHKGVSFKRKDEIAEIALHDKTTIRE encoded by the coding sequence ATGAGTTCAAGACGCAATTTTATAAAACAAACCGGAATTATCGGAATGGCAGGAATGATGAATCCTATTGAAGCTTTTTCAGAAATTCCCAAAACGACTCCTCTATTAACTCCCCAAAAAACAAAATGGGCCGATGGTTCCAGATTAATTGTTTCAATTTCGATGCAATTTGAAGCTGGTGGCCAACCCCAAAATGCAGAAAGTCCGTTTCCTCAAAATATACAAAAGGGTTATATCGATCTTCCTTCTGCAACCTGGTACGATTACGGATATAAAGAAGGGATTCCCAGAATGCTGGACAATTGGGATAAATTAGGTATAAAAGTTACTTCGCACATGGTAGGAACTGCTGTTTTAAAAAATCCGCAACTCGCCAAAGAAATTGTACAAAGAGGTCATGAAGCTGCTGCTCACGGAATGAATTGGAGCACGCAATATACAATGCCTTATGATGAGGAGAAAAAATTCATTAAAGACGGCGTTGATGCCATAAAAACCGTAACAGGCTTTACTCCTATTGGCTATAATTCAAACTGGCTGCGTCGTGGCACCAACACTCTTAACATCTTACAGGAACTTGGTTTCAAATATCATATTGATGATCTTAGCCGCGATGAACCTTTTATTATCCAGATACAAAATAAAGATTTTGCCGTGATTCCGTATACACTTCGATGTAATGATATTGTTTTGATCGAAGGAAAAAACTTTTCGGCTGACCAATTTCTACAACAGGTCAAAATGGAATTTGACCAGCTATACACCGAAAGCGAAACACAACGCCGACAAATGTCTATTAGTTTTCATGATCGCATTGGTGGAACTCCACAAATGGTAAAAGCTGCAAATGATCTTATCCGATACATGCAACAACACAAAGGCGTAAGTTTTAAACGTAAAGATGAAATTGCCGAAATTGCTTTGCATGATAAAACTACAATTAGAGAATAA
- a CDS encoding SRPBCC family protein encodes MKTENNHFAKAEMLIRKPVSEVFQAFIDPEITRKFWFTKGSGKLEQDTTTEWTWEMYGFSLTVTTHVLQENKKIVIEWGNPTETTLVEWIFTPLNENETFISIINSGLKGDSDKIIDQVRNSTEGFTLVLAGAKAYLEHKIQLNLVLDRFPKGLA; translated from the coding sequence ATGAAAACAGAAAACAACCACTTCGCAAAAGCCGAAATGCTGATTAGAAAACCTGTTTCAGAAGTTTTTCAGGCTTTTATTGATCCGGAAATTACCCGTAAATTTTGGTTCACAAAAGGTTCCGGAAAATTAGAGCAGGACACGACAACTGAATGGACATGGGAAATGTATGGTTTTTCGTTGACTGTTACAACGCATGTTTTACAGGAAAATAAAAAAATTGTTATCGAATGGGGAAATCCAACTGAAACTACTTTAGTAGAATGGATTTTTACTCCGTTAAACGAAAATGAAACTTTTATAAGCATCATCAATTCCGGTTTAAAAGGCGATTCAGATAAAATAATCGATCAGGTTCGAAATTCGACCGAAGGTTTTACGTTAGTTTTAGCTGGGGCAAAAGCCTATTTAGAGCATAAAATTCAGCTAAATTTAGTTTTAGACAGATTCCCGAAAGGTCTTGCGTAG
- a CDS encoding DUF1801 domain-containing protein: MDIKKPENIDEYIGAFPNDVQEILEKVRMTIQKAAPDAKEKISYSMPAFDQNGIVVYFAAYKNHIGLYALPSGHEAFAAELSKYKSGKGSVQFPLNQPMPYDLITKIVKFRVKQNLEKAKTK; this comes from the coding sequence ATGGACATAAAGAAACCCGAAAATATCGACGAATACATTGGTGCATTCCCAAATGATGTTCAGGAGATTTTAGAGAAAGTTAGAATGACCATTCAGAAAGCTGCTCCGGATGCTAAAGAGAAAATCAGTTATTCGATGCCGGCTTTTGATCAAAACGGGATCGTGGTTTATTTTGCTGCCTACAAAAATCATATTGGTTTGTACGCTTTACCAAGCGGTCATGAAGCTTTTGCGGCAGAACTTTCGAAATATAAATCAGGAAAAGGTTCTGTTCAATTTCCTTTAAATCAACCCATGCCTTATGATTTGATTACTAAAATTGTAAAATTCAGAGTAAAACAAAATCTGGAAAAAGCGAAAACGAAATGA
- a CDS encoding mutarotase translates to MNLQEHYNELYKKSSEAILAGNYKLDSQIDKKSYSRFGITLLIRPDEAIKANIQLFLNELKAIDPLQYYYPNSDIHITVLSIISCYEGFSLDKITIEDYAEIIQKSLIDLGEIKIEFRGVTASSSAIMIQGFPTDESLNNLRDKLRANFKKSTLEQSIDSRYVISTAHSTVMRFQEKLQNPKQLIDVAAKFRNYNFGTFTVDKIELVYNDWYQKQENTIHLGDFTL, encoded by the coding sequence ATGAACTTACAAGAACATTATAACGAACTCTACAAAAAGTCTTCTGAAGCTATTTTAGCCGGTAACTACAAATTAGATTCTCAAATTGATAAAAAATCTTATTCCCGTTTTGGGATTACATTATTAATTAGACCAGACGAAGCAATTAAAGCTAATATTCAGTTGTTTCTAAACGAATTAAAAGCAATTGATCCTTTGCAGTATTACTATCCAAATTCAGATATTCATATTACTGTACTGTCTATTATTTCTTGCTATGAAGGCTTTAGTTTAGATAAAATTACAATTGAAGATTATGCTGAAATCATTCAAAAAAGTTTAATAGATTTAGGCGAAATCAAAATCGAATTTCGAGGTGTTACCGCTTCATCTTCTGCTATAATGATTCAGGGGTTTCCAACGGATGAATCTTTGAATAATCTAAGAGATAAACTGCGCGCGAATTTTAAAAAATCGACTTTAGAACAAAGCATTGATAGTCGTTATGTAATTTCAACCGCACATTCTACAGTAATGAGATTTCAGGAAAAACTTCAAAATCCAAAACAATTAATAGACGTTGCAGCCAAATTTCGTAATTATAATTTTGGAACATTTACGGTTGATAAAATAGAATTGGTTTATAATGACTGGTATCAAAAACAAGAAAACACAATACATTTAGGAGATTTTACTTTATGA